The following proteins come from a genomic window of Pseudomonas sp. Z8(2022):
- a CDS encoding AMP-binding protein, whose protein sequence is MADAIRLPLELFYEREARHPNKRYMVQPLGGGQLLELSWADVGEQARRAANWLRSRELPPGSRIAIISKNCAHWIVADLAIWMAGHVSVPLYPNLTADSMRQVLEHSETALAFVGKLDAWDSMVPGLPQGMPTISLPLHPVGRFDYSWDDLQRSAPIQDDPKPAANQLATIIYTSGTTGTPKGVMHNFSNFGFAASNAVALFGVGEDDRLISYLPLCHVAERMFIELASIYAGQTVFFAESLDTFLEDLKRARPTVMFGVPRIWTKFQMGVYSKMPAQKLDRLLRLPIIGRFIGRKVLVGLGLDAIRYALSGAAPVPEALLNWYRRLGMEIQEVYGMTENCGYSHVCRPGKFKQGWIGQNNPGVEVRIAEDGEVQVRSGATMQGYYKDPVKTAETLTDDGFLRTGDKGEQDAEGNLRLTGRLKEIFKTSKGKYVAPAPIENRIGEHSRIEQVCVVGDGLPQPIALCVLSDVGRQEAANDSRNELESSLKALLDEVNGRLDQHERLQGLVMVKEVWAVENGFLTPTLKIKRAVIEGTYGERFAEWQQRSEAVLWHD, encoded by the coding sequence GTGGCTGATGCAATCCGTTTGCCGCTAGAGCTGTTTTACGAACGTGAAGCAAGGCACCCGAACAAACGCTACATGGTGCAACCTCTGGGGGGCGGGCAGCTTCTGGAGCTGAGCTGGGCCGATGTGGGCGAGCAGGCCCGTCGTGCGGCGAACTGGTTGCGTAGCCGCGAACTGCCGCCGGGCAGTCGTATAGCGATCATTTCCAAGAACTGCGCGCACTGGATCGTGGCCGATCTGGCGATCTGGATGGCGGGCCACGTCTCGGTACCGCTGTATCCCAACCTTACTGCCGATTCCATGCGCCAGGTGCTGGAGCATTCGGAGACGGCCCTGGCCTTCGTCGGCAAGCTCGACGCCTGGGACTCGATGGTGCCGGGGTTGCCGCAAGGCATGCCGACCATCAGCTTGCCTCTGCATCCGGTTGGCCGCTTCGACTACAGCTGGGATGACCTGCAGCGCAGCGCGCCGATCCAGGATGATCCGAAGCCTGCTGCCAATCAGCTGGCGACCATCATCTACACCTCCGGTACCACCGGCACGCCCAAGGGTGTGATGCACAACTTCTCGAACTTCGGCTTTGCCGCCAGCAACGCTGTCGCCCTGTTCGGGGTAGGCGAGGACGACCGGCTCATCTCCTATCTGCCGCTGTGCCACGTGGCCGAGCGCATGTTCATCGAGCTGGCATCGATCTACGCCGGGCAGACGGTCTTCTTTGCCGAGAGCCTTGATACCTTCCTCGAAGACCTCAAGCGCGCGCGGCCGACCGTGATGTTCGGTGTGCCGCGTATCTGGACCAAGTTCCAGATGGGCGTGTACAGCAAAATGCCGGCGCAGAAGCTGGATCGCCTGCTGCGCCTGCCGATCATAGGCCGTTTCATCGGTCGCAAGGTCCTCGTCGGGCTCGGTCTGGACGCCATTCGTTACGCGCTGTCCGGCGCTGCACCGGTGCCCGAAGCGCTGCTCAACTGGTATCGCCGTCTGGGCATGGAGATCCAAGAGGTCTATGGCATGACCGAGAACTGTGGTTACTCCCATGTCTGCCGGCCCGGCAAGTTCAAGCAGGGCTGGATCGGCCAGAACAACCCGGGGGTCGAAGTGCGCATCGCGGAGGATGGTGAAGTTCAGGTGCGCAGTGGTGCGACCATGCAGGGTTACTACAAGGACCCGGTGAAGACCGCCGAGACCCTGACCGACGATGGTTTCCTGCGTACCGGCGACAAGGGCGAGCAGGATGCCGAAGGCAACCTGCGCCTCACCGGGCGCCTCAAGGAAATCTTCAAGACCAGCAAGGGCAAGTATGTGGCCCCGGCCCCCATCGAGAACCGCATCGGCGAGCACTCGCGTATCGAGCAGGTTTGCGTGGTGGGCGATGGCCTGCCGCAACCCATCGCGCTATGCGTGCTGTCTGATGTCGGGCGACAGGAAGCGGCCAATGACAGCCGTAATGAGCTGGAAAGCAGCCTCAAGGCGCTGCTTGACGAGGTCAATGGCCGTCTCGATCAGCATGAGCGCCTGCAGGGGCTGGTGATGGTCAAGGAGGTCTGGGCAGTGGAGAACGGTTTCCTCACTCCGACCCTGAAGATCAAGCGCGCGGTGATCGAAGGCACCTATGGCGAGCGCTTCGCCGAGTGGCAGCAACGCAGCGAAGCGGTGCTGTGGCACGACTGA
- the sixA gene encoding phosphohistidine phosphatase SixA encodes MRLWLLRHGEAEPQAASDAARELTGHGHKEVQQAAAQLSGRPLTAIIASPYVRAQQTAELVRDALGFTGSVTTVPWLTPDSDPREVLKFLDEREGAEVLLVSHQPLIGALGGLLVHGHRQEPLPMRTASLAELEGDIPAAGLMELLALIHPR; translated from the coding sequence GTGAGACTGTGGCTGCTGCGCCATGGCGAGGCCGAGCCGCAGGCGGCGAGCGATGCTGCCCGCGAGCTCACCGGCCACGGTCACAAGGAGGTGCAGCAAGCCGCCGCGCAGCTTTCCGGTCGGCCCCTGACTGCCATCATTGCCAGTCCGTACGTGCGGGCCCAGCAGACGGCGGAGCTGGTGCGTGACGCGCTGGGATTCACCGGTTCGGTCACTACCGTGCCCTGGCTGACGCCGGACAGTGATCCGCGTGAAGTGCTGAAGTTTCTCGATGAACGCGAAGGGGCCGAGGTGCTGCTGGTCAGCCATCAGCCGCTGATCGGCGCGCTGGGTGGGTTGCTGGTGCATGGCCATCGTCAGGAGCCGCTGCCTATGCGCACTGCCAGCCTGGCGGAACTGGAAGGGGATATCCCGGCTGCAGGTCTGATGGAGCTGCTGGCGCTGATCCATCCGCGTTGA
- a CDS encoding DUF4389 domain-containing protein, whose amino-acid sequence MSDEKQELERESIVLRILWMVIFVIVWQLAELLLGAVVLLQLGYRLFYGAPNAGLLGFGDSLSQYLAQIGRFGTFNTDEKPWPFADWPTPRAPEGETAHDIPPAPHPVRDEEPKL is encoded by the coding sequence ATGAGCGATGAGAAACAGGAACTGGAACGCGAGTCGATTGTGCTGCGCATTCTGTGGATGGTGATTTTCGTAATCGTCTGGCAGCTGGCCGAGCTGCTGCTCGGCGCCGTGGTGCTGCTGCAATTGGGTTACCGCCTGTTCTACGGCGCGCCGAATGCCGGCCTGCTGGGTTTTGGCGACAGTCTCAGCCAGTACCTGGCGCAGATCGGGCGTTTCGGCACCTTCAATACCGATGAGAAGCCCTGGCCCTTCGCCGATTGGCCGACGCCTCGCGCCCCCGAAGGTGAAACTGCCCATGACATTCCGCCGGCGCCACATCCGGTGCGCGACGAGGAGCCCAAGCTGTGA
- a CDS encoding NAD(P)H-dependent glycerol-3-phosphate dehydrogenase — MTQLQPIAVLGGGSFGTALANLLAENGQRVLQWMRDPEQAEQMRQSGENPRYLKGVKLHSGIEPTCDLAAALQQAELVLVALPSSALRDALQPVAGLLAGKMLISTTKGIEAKTFKLMSQILEEIAPDARIGVLSGPNLAKEVADHALTATVIASEDEQLCQRVQQALHGRTFRVYASADRFGVELGGALKNVYAIMSGMAAALGMGENTKSMLITRALAEMTRFAVKLGANPMTFLGLAGVGDLIVTCSSPKSRNYQVGFALGEGLSLEEAVQRLGEVAEGVNTLKVLKARAEELDVYMPLVAGLHAVLFEGRTLTQVIELLMRGEPKTDVDFIPTAGF, encoded by the coding sequence ATGACACAGCTCCAACCCATTGCCGTCCTCGGCGGCGGCAGCTTCGGTACCGCCCTGGCCAACCTGCTGGCGGAGAACGGCCAGCGCGTCCTGCAATGGATGCGCGATCCCGAGCAGGCCGAGCAGATGCGCCAGAGTGGCGAGAATCCGCGTTACCTGAAGGGGGTCAAGCTGCACAGTGGCATCGAGCCAACCTGCGATCTTGCTGCTGCACTGCAGCAGGCCGAGCTGGTGCTGGTGGCACTGCCTTCCAGCGCCCTGCGCGATGCCCTGCAACCAGTTGCCGGGCTGTTGGCGGGCAAGATGCTGATCAGCACGACCAAGGGTATCGAAGCCAAAACCTTCAAGCTGATGAGCCAGATTCTCGAGGAGATTGCCCCCGATGCGCGCATCGGCGTACTGTCCGGGCCGAACCTGGCCAAGGAAGTGGCCGATCATGCGCTGACCGCGACGGTGATCGCCAGCGAAGATGAGCAGCTGTGCCAGCGTGTGCAGCAGGCCCTGCATGGCCGCACCTTCCGTGTTTACGCCAGTGCCGACCGTTTTGGCGTCGAACTCGGCGGAGCGCTGAAGAACGTCTACGCCATCATGTCCGGCATGGCCGCCGCCCTGGGTATGGGGGAGAACACCAAGAGCATGCTGATCACGCGTGCGCTGGCAGAAATGACCCGGTTCGCGGTCAAACTCGGCGCAAATCCGATGACCTTTCTCGGCCTGGCCGGTGTCGGCGACCTGATCGTCACCTGCTCGTCACCCAAGAGCCGCAACTATCAGGTGGGTTTCGCCCTGGGCGAGGGCCTCAGCCTGGAAGAGGCGGTGCAGCGCCTGGGCGAAGTTGCCGAGGGGGTCAATACCCTGAAGGTACTCAAGGCGCGTGCCGAGGAGCTTGATGTCTACATGCCGCTGGTCGCGGGCCTGCATGCCGTCCTTTTCGAAGGGCGTACGCTGACTCAGGTCATCGAGTTGCTGATGCGCGGAGAGCCCAAGACCGACGTCGATTTCATTCCTACCGCGGGTTTCTGA
- a CDS encoding response regulator: MPTGNPSPSPCSSRQQAAGPQPSKGGTTAGQRRGWNIHTRTQLISVGPALLLTLLLTGFLTFTRLQDLRQEQGHTGQLIANQLAPATEYGVINGNLDTLESLLRATLSTPDVRFAEVRDRDDNILVYVERPKEQGHSTPQVEVFQTPIHLQGPSGRGHPSAPPGKSLGDGYLGRVVVGMSNDTFNARQQEILLKAGVLSLFALLLTFLLARRLARRLAQPLSAMGQALERIQNGDYRPSLVERGNDELTDLARHINNLACALEQSGREQQRAIAELIQAREESEQANRAKSDFLAMMSHELRTPMNGVLGMLQLLETTSLNDEQSEYAALATESTEHLLKVINDILDFSRIERGALELEAIAFNLPELLQGSIQVFQHSAQQRGLQLLLDAQPGLERLEVRGDPTRIRQILVNLIGNALKFTEEGHIRVETRWQPLDDQVLWFTCAVHDSGIGIDSERLEHMFDAFQQADTSISRRYGGTGLGLPIARTLAERMGGTLRAESQLDTGSVFTLEIPLPFHPYDEQVQGSDSQTLDSGDGQAVLLVEDNPVNQTVIEAMLRSLGYQVSLVGDGQQAVQSCSQQEYAAVLMDCRLPLMDGYEATRQIRQLEQYRQIPIIALTANALQGDREACLEAGMNDYLAKPFKRADLQRILLRWLPARP, encoded by the coding sequence GTGCCCACAGGCAACCCCTCGCCCTCGCCCTGCTCCTCTCGCCAGCAGGCCGCAGGGCCTCAACCCTCCAAAGGCGGGACCACTGCTGGCCAGCGCCGCGGCTGGAATATTCATACCCGCACCCAACTGATCAGCGTCGGCCCGGCACTGCTGCTGACCCTGCTGCTGACCGGCTTTCTCACCTTCACCCGCCTGCAGGACCTGCGCCAGGAACAGGGACATACCGGCCAGCTGATCGCCAATCAGCTGGCACCTGCCACAGAGTACGGTGTGATCAATGGCAACCTCGACACCCTGGAAAGCCTGCTGCGCGCCACCCTGAGCACGCCTGACGTACGTTTTGCCGAAGTACGCGACCGCGACGACAACATTCTGGTCTACGTCGAACGCCCCAAGGAGCAAGGTCACAGCACCCCGCAGGTGGAAGTGTTTCAGACGCCGATCCACCTGCAAGGTCCATCTGGCCGCGGGCATCCCTCAGCGCCACCGGGCAAGTCGCTTGGTGATGGCTACCTGGGGCGGGTGGTGGTGGGCATGTCCAACGACACCTTCAATGCCCGCCAACAGGAAATCCTGCTCAAGGCCGGTGTCCTCTCGCTGTTCGCTCTGCTGCTCACCTTCCTCCTCGCCCGCCGTCTGGCCAGGCGTCTGGCCCAACCGCTCAGCGCCATGGGCCAGGCCCTGGAGCGCATCCAGAACGGTGACTACCGGCCTTCCCTGGTCGAGCGAGGCAATGACGAACTGACCGATCTTGCCAGGCATATCAACAACCTGGCCTGCGCACTCGAACAAAGTGGCCGGGAGCAACAACGGGCAATCGCCGAGCTGATCCAGGCGCGCGAGGAGTCCGAGCAGGCCAACCGCGCCAAGTCTGACTTCCTGGCCATGATGAGCCATGAGCTGCGCACCCCGATGAACGGCGTACTGGGCATGCTGCAGCTACTGGAAACCACCAGTCTGAACGACGAGCAGAGCGAATACGCAGCGCTGGCCACCGAGTCAACCGAACACCTGCTCAAGGTGATCAATGACATTCTCGACTTCTCGCGCATCGAACGCGGGGCGCTGGAGCTCGAAGCCATTGCGTTCAACCTGCCGGAGCTGTTGCAGGGGTCCATTCAGGTATTCCAGCACAGCGCCCAGCAGCGTGGCCTGCAGTTGCTGCTCGACGCCCAGCCCGGACTGGAACGCCTGGAAGTACGCGGTGACCCTACGCGCATTCGGCAGATTCTGGTCAACCTGATCGGCAATGCACTGAAGTTCACCGAAGAAGGCCACATCCGGGTGGAAACCCGTTGGCAGCCGCTGGACGATCAGGTGCTGTGGTTCACCTGTGCCGTACACGACAGCGGCATCGGCATCGACAGCGAACGCCTGGAGCATATGTTCGATGCGTTCCAGCAGGCCGACACCTCCATTTCCAGGCGCTACGGCGGCACCGGCCTGGGCCTGCCGATTGCCCGGACCCTGGCGGAACGCATGGGCGGCACCCTGCGCGCAGAAAGCCAACTGGATACGGGCTCGGTGTTCACCCTTGAGATTCCCCTGCCATTTCATCCCTATGACGAACAGGTACAGGGCAGCGACAGCCAGACACTGGACAGCGGCGACGGTCAAGCCGTGCTGCTGGTCGAAGACAATCCGGTGAACCAGACGGTGATCGAGGCCATGTTGCGCAGCCTGGGCTATCAGGTCAGCCTGGTAGGCGACGGTCAGCAGGCCGTGCAAAGCTGCTCTCAGCAGGAATACGCTGCGGTGCTCATGGACTGCAGGCTGCCGCTGATGGACGGCTACGAAGCGACGCGGCAGATCCGCCAGCTCGAGCAGTACCGGCAGATACCGATCATCGCCCTGACCGCCAACGCCCTGCAGGGCGATCGCGAAGCCTGTCTGGAAGCGGGAATGAACGATTACCTGGCAAAACCGTTCAAACGAGCAGATCTGCAACGCATTCTGCTGCGTTGGTTGCCAGCTCGACCATAG